A stretch of the Elephas maximus indicus isolate mEleMax1 chromosome 3, mEleMax1 primary haplotype, whole genome shotgun sequence genome encodes the following:
- the ZNF358 gene encoding zinc finger protein 358 isoform X2 produces the protein MRRSVLVRNPGHKGSRAVYEELDSDSEDLDPNRKDLDLVSEDPEPDPEDLNTVSEDVAPSYGDLEPVSEELDPDAEAPGSILENRDSEPQDLDPTSSSFDLDPDVIGPVPLVLDPNSDTPDLDPLSSSLTATPEVLPTSPAALPAPASPPRPFSCPDCGRAFRRSSGLSQHRRTHSGEKPYRCPDCGKSFSHGATLAQHRGIHTGARPYQCAACGKAFGWRSTLLKHRSSHSGEKPHHCPVCGKAFGHGSLLAQHLRTHGGPRPHKCPVCAKGFGQGSALLKHLRTHTGERPYPCPQCGKAFGQSSALLQHQRTHTAERPYRCPHCGKAFGQSSNLQHHLRIHTGERPYACPHCSKAFGQSSALLQHLHVHSGERPYRCQLCGKAFGQASSLTKHKRVHEGAAAAAAAAAAAAAAAAGLGLSPVPMLRPSQVSLLGPNAASVLASGLGLSAGPSSGLGPDAGSALGSLPSSSHKPSPDSGSSPSRESVRSSDPKPGHDSDPDLVPNPESHPDPNSPTHDTVSPALPAGESPEWAQEQGALLGPDG, from the coding sequence ATGAGGCGCTCTGTCCTTGTCCGGAACCCAGGCCACAAAGGCTCAAGGGCCGTTTATGAAGAGCTCGACTCTGACTCCGAGGACCTGGACCCCAACCGCAAAGACCTGGACCTAGTTTCTGAAGACCCAGAGCCTGACCCAGAAGACCTCAACACTGTCTCCGAAGACGTGGCCCCCAGCTACGGAGATCTTGAGCCTGTCTCGGAGGAGCTGGACCCAGATGCCGAAGCTCCGGGCTCCATCTTGGAGAACCGTGACTCGGAGCCCCAAGATCTCGACCCCACGTCTTCGAGTTTCGACCTCGATCCTGACGTCATCGGCCCCGTCCCTCTGGTTCTCGACCCGAACAGCGACACCCCCGACCTGGACCCCCTCTCTTCCAGCCTCACTGCCACCCCTGAGGTCCTGCCCACGAGTCCCGCGGCGCTCCCGGCCCCTGCCAGCCCGCCACGGCCCTTCTCCTGCCCCGATTGCGGGCGCGCCTTCCGCCGCAGCTCCGGGCTGAGCCAGCACCGCCGCACCCACAGCGGCGAGAAGCCCTACCGCTGCCCCGACTGCGGCAAGTCCTTCAGCCACGGCGCCACGCTGGCCCAGCACCGCGGCATCCACACGGGCGCGCGGCCCTACCAGTGCGCGGCCTGCGGGAAGGCCTTCGGCTGGCGCTCCACGCTGCTCAAGCACCGCAGCAGCCACAGCGGCGAGAAGCCGCACCACTGCCCCGTGTGCGGCAAGGCCTTCGGCCACGGCTCGCTGCTGGCGCAGCACCTGCGCACGCACGGCGGCCCGCGGCCCCACAAGTGCCCCGTGTGCGCTAAGGGCTTCGGCCAGGGCTCGGCGCTGCTCAAGCACCTTCGCACGCACACGGGCGAGCGGCCCTACCCGTGCCCACAGTGCGGCAAGGCGTTCGGGCAGAGCTCGGCGCTGCTGCAGCACCAGCGCACGCACACGGCCGAGCGCCCCTACCGCTGCCCGCACTGCGGCAAGGCCTTTGGCCAGAGCTCCAACCTGCAGCACCACCTACGCATCCACACGGGCGAGCGACCCTACGCCTGCCCGCACTGCTCCAAGGCCTTCGGGCAGAGCTCTGCGCTGCTGCAGCACCTGCACGTGCACTCTGGCGAGCGCCCCTACCGCTGCCAGCTCTGCGGTAAGGCCTTCGGCCAGGCCTCCAGCCTCACCAAGCACAAGCGCGTGCACGAGGGCGccgcggcggcggcagcagcggcgGCTGCAGCGGCAGCAGCTGCCGCCGGCCTAGGCCTGAGCCCTGTGCCCATGTTGAGGCCCAGTCAGGTCTCCCTCCTGGGTCCCAACGCTGCCTCCGTGCTCGCCTCTGGCCTCGGCCTTAGCGCTGGTCCCAGCTCTGGCCTTGGCCCTGACGCTGGCTCTGCACTTGGCTCCCTTCCCAGTTCCAGCCACAAACCAAGCCCTGACTCCGGATCCTCCCCCAGCCGGGAGTCTGTCAGATCTTCTGACCCTAAGCCTGGTCACGACTCCGATCCTGACCTTGTGCCCAACCCTGAGTCCCACCCTGACCCCAACTCTCCTACCCATGACACTGTCAGCCCAGCCCTCCCTGCCGGGGAGAGTCCTGAGTGGGCGCAGGAGCAGGGGGCACTACTGGGGCCAGATGGCTGA
- the ZNF358 gene encoding zinc finger protein 358 isoform X1, with product MQRGAEPWRWALEPSSAGSHDFHPDPVPEEAGTSKLGMRRSVLVRNPGHKGSRAVYEELDSDSEDLDPNRKDLDLVSEDPEPDPEDLNTVSEDVAPSYGDLEPVSEELDPDAEAPGSILENRDSEPQDLDPTSSSFDLDPDVIGPVPLVLDPNSDTPDLDPLSSSLTATPEVLPTSPAALPAPASPPRPFSCPDCGRAFRRSSGLSQHRRTHSGEKPYRCPDCGKSFSHGATLAQHRGIHTGARPYQCAACGKAFGWRSTLLKHRSSHSGEKPHHCPVCGKAFGHGSLLAQHLRTHGGPRPHKCPVCAKGFGQGSALLKHLRTHTGERPYPCPQCGKAFGQSSALLQHQRTHTAERPYRCPHCGKAFGQSSNLQHHLRIHTGERPYACPHCSKAFGQSSALLQHLHVHSGERPYRCQLCGKAFGQASSLTKHKRVHEGAAAAAAAAAAAAAAAAGLGLSPVPMLRPSQVSLLGPNAASVLASGLGLSAGPSSGLGPDAGSALGSLPSSSHKPSPDSGSSPSRESVRSSDPKPGHDSDPDLVPNPESHPDPNSPTHDTVSPALPAGESPEWAQEQGALLGPDG from the exons ATGCAGAGAGGGGCAGAGCCATGGCGTTGGGCACTGGAGCCCTCAAGTGCTGGGTCCCATGACTTCCATCCAG ATCCTGTCCCAGAAGAGGCCGGCACCTCGAAGCTGGGAATGAGGCGCTCTGTCCTTGTCCGGAACCCAGGCCACAAAGGCTCAAGGGCCGTTTATGAAGAGCTCGACTCTGACTCCGAGGACCTGGACCCCAACCGCAAAGACCTGGACCTAGTTTCTGAAGACCCAGAGCCTGACCCAGAAGACCTCAACACTGTCTCCGAAGACGTGGCCCCCAGCTACGGAGATCTTGAGCCTGTCTCGGAGGAGCTGGACCCAGATGCCGAAGCTCCGGGCTCCATCTTGGAGAACCGTGACTCGGAGCCCCAAGATCTCGACCCCACGTCTTCGAGTTTCGACCTCGATCCTGACGTCATCGGCCCCGTCCCTCTGGTTCTCGACCCGAACAGCGACACCCCCGACCTGGACCCCCTCTCTTCCAGCCTCACTGCCACCCCTGAGGTCCTGCCCACGAGTCCCGCGGCGCTCCCGGCCCCTGCCAGCCCGCCACGGCCCTTCTCCTGCCCCGATTGCGGGCGCGCCTTCCGCCGCAGCTCCGGGCTGAGCCAGCACCGCCGCACCCACAGCGGCGAGAAGCCCTACCGCTGCCCCGACTGCGGCAAGTCCTTCAGCCACGGCGCCACGCTGGCCCAGCACCGCGGCATCCACACGGGCGCGCGGCCCTACCAGTGCGCGGCCTGCGGGAAGGCCTTCGGCTGGCGCTCCACGCTGCTCAAGCACCGCAGCAGCCACAGCGGCGAGAAGCCGCACCACTGCCCCGTGTGCGGCAAGGCCTTCGGCCACGGCTCGCTGCTGGCGCAGCACCTGCGCACGCACGGCGGCCCGCGGCCCCACAAGTGCCCCGTGTGCGCTAAGGGCTTCGGCCAGGGCTCGGCGCTGCTCAAGCACCTTCGCACGCACACGGGCGAGCGGCCCTACCCGTGCCCACAGTGCGGCAAGGCGTTCGGGCAGAGCTCGGCGCTGCTGCAGCACCAGCGCACGCACACGGCCGAGCGCCCCTACCGCTGCCCGCACTGCGGCAAGGCCTTTGGCCAGAGCTCCAACCTGCAGCACCACCTACGCATCCACACGGGCGAGCGACCCTACGCCTGCCCGCACTGCTCCAAGGCCTTCGGGCAGAGCTCTGCGCTGCTGCAGCACCTGCACGTGCACTCTGGCGAGCGCCCCTACCGCTGCCAGCTCTGCGGTAAGGCCTTCGGCCAGGCCTCCAGCCTCACCAAGCACAAGCGCGTGCACGAGGGCGccgcggcggcggcagcagcggcgGCTGCAGCGGCAGCAGCTGCCGCCGGCCTAGGCCTGAGCCCTGTGCCCATGTTGAGGCCCAGTCAGGTCTCCCTCCTGGGTCCCAACGCTGCCTCCGTGCTCGCCTCTGGCCTCGGCCTTAGCGCTGGTCCCAGCTCTGGCCTTGGCCCTGACGCTGGCTCTGCACTTGGCTCCCTTCCCAGTTCCAGCCACAAACCAAGCCCTGACTCCGGATCCTCCCCCAGCCGGGAGTCTGTCAGATCTTCTGACCCTAAGCCTGGTCACGACTCCGATCCTGACCTTGTGCCCAACCCTGAGTCCCACCCTGACCCCAACTCTCCTACCCATGACACTGTCAGCCCAGCCCTCCCTGCCGGGGAGAGTCCTGAGTGGGCGCAGGAGCAGGGGGCACTACTGGGGCCAGATGGCTGA